Proteins from one Cyclopterus lumpus isolate fCycLum1 chromosome 11, fCycLum1.pri, whole genome shotgun sequence genomic window:
- the LOC117739448 gene encoding transmembrane protein 42, which translates to MFPGVLYALLAGFLGAVASSSAKLSLGADYLKGVCETGLRTWGEQRKFRQADETTACDRLHIPLRLLCGGLLFTCNAVMWTFLAKALRYSSSSTQTTVTTTASNFISSAFLGQLIFGEAQITLWWVGISLTFSGLLVLQRVSPQDGQRDAATKDE; encoded by the exons ATGTTCCCTGGAGTTTTGTATGCACTGCTGGCGGGTTTCCTCGGGGCCGTGGCGTCGTCATCGGCCAAACTGTCCCTCGGAGCCGACTACCTGAAGGGGGTCTGTGAAACCGGACTCCGGACGTGGGGGGAGCAGCGGAAATTTAGACAAGCGGACGAAACTACCGCCTGCGACCGG CTTCATATCCCTCTGAGGCTGCTGTGTGGTGGGCTGCTTTTCACCTGCAATGCTGTGATGTGGACCTTCCTCGCCAAAGCCCTCAggtactcctcttcctccacccaaACCACTGTGACCACCACCGCCTCCAACTTCATATCTTCC GCTTTTCTGGGCCAGCTGATCTTTGGTGAAGCCCAGATAACGTTGTGGTGGGTCGGGATCTCCCTGACCTTCTCCGGTCTGTTGGTACTGCAGAGGGTTTCACCGCAGGATGGGCAACGTGACGCAGCCACCAAGGACGAATAA